In Athene noctua chromosome 8, bAthNoc1.hap1.1, whole genome shotgun sequence, a genomic segment contains:
- the GNB4 gene encoding guanine nucleotide-binding protein subunit beta-4: MSELEQLRQEAEQLRNQIRDARKACSDTTLAQITTSLDSVGRIQMRTRRTLRGHLAKIYAMHWGSDSRLLVSASQDGKLIIWDSYTTNKMHAIPLRSSWVMTCAYAPSGNYVACGGLDNICSIYNLKTREGNVRVSRELPGHTGYLSCCRFLDDNQIVTSSGDTTCALWDIETGQQTTTFTGHTGDVMSLSLSPDMRTFVSGACDASSKLWDIRDGMCRQSFTGHVSDINAVCFFPNGHAFATGSDDATCRLFDLRADQELMMYSHDNIICGITSVAFSKSGRLLLAGYDDFNCNVWDTLKGERAGVLAGHDNRVSCLGVTDDGMAVATGSWDSFLRIWN; encoded by the exons ATGAGTGAGCTGGAACAGTTACGGCAAGAGGCAGAGCAACTGCgaaatcaaatcaga gATGCAAGGAAAGCATGCAGTGACACAACTCTTGCTCAG atcacAACAAGTCTGGACTCAGTGGGTCGGATTCAGATGCGAACAAGGCGTACGCTTAGAGGTCACTTAGCCAAAATCTATGCTATGCACTGGGGATCCGACTCCAG GCTACTAGTCAGTGCTTCTCAAGatggaaaattaattatttgggaTAGTTATACAACAAATAAG ATGCACGCCATTCCTTTGAGATCCTCCTGGGTGATGACCTGCGCGTACGCACCGTCTGGAAACTACGTTGCCTGTGGTGGATTGGACAACATCTGTTCCATATACAACTTAAAAACCAGAGAGGGCAATGTGAGAGTGAGCCGAGAGTTGCCGGGGCACACAG gaTACTTGTCCTGTTGTCGCTTTCTAGATGACAACCAAATTGTCACTAGCTCAGGAGACACCACTTG CGCTTTGTGGGATATCGAAACTGGTCAACAGACCACCACGTTCACTGGGCATACTGGCGATGTGATGAGTCTCTCTCTAAGTCCAGACATGAGGACTTTTGTTTCGGGTGCCTGTGATGCCTCCTCAAAGCTTTGGGATATTCGAGATGGAATGTGCAGGCAGTCGTTCACAGGGCATGTGTCAGATATTAATGCAGTTTGT TTTTTCCCTAATGGACATGCATTTGCCACTGGATCTGATGATGCCACTTGCCGACTCTTTGACCTACGTGCAGATCAGGAATTAATGATGTATTCACACGACAATATCATCTGTGGGATCACTTCTGTAGCCTTCTCAAAAAGCGGTCGCCTCTTGCTAGCGGGTTATGATGACTTCAACTGCAACGTGTGGGATACTCTGAAAGGGGAGAGAGCAG GTGTCCTTGCTGGCCATGACAACCGTGTCAGCTGTTTAGGCGTTACTGATGACGGCATGGCTGTAGCTACAGGGTCTTGGGACAGTTTTCTCAGAATCTGGAATTAA